CTAACGGGTATCAGATTAATCCTCCGAATGTAGTTGGAAACGGCATGGGACTTGAAGATCCATCTCGCATGAAATACAAAGATGGGAATATTTACGTTCCAAACCCTCAGGTAATGGTGGTTATGTTCCCTCTTcaacatgtttttttcttccCGTTATACTTTATTTCTGATTTGCGTTTTCTTTATGGGGACACAACAGGCTGAGACTTCTGAGATTTGGATGCAGAACCCAAGAGATCTTTCAAACCTTCAGTCTCCTCCATATTACAACGTAGCTGGACAAACGCCTCATGGTGCTTACTTACCATCCCATACGCCACATCCATCCTTCAACGCCCCTGCAGCAGCAACACAGTCATCTCAAATGCAGTTCCAGGGTCTCTTCCACCCGCCACAGCCTGGTACTATGGCGAATCTGCACCACATGGGGCCTGGGCTTGGTGGTAATGTCGGAGTCGGGGTTGTGCCCTCTCCTCCTTCTCAACTTGGTCATCCGAGTTGGGCAGCAAACTTCTGAAAGAAAAGTCTAACCTTCCTCTACTTGTCTAATGGATCATAATAGCTGAAAGCAAATACTCTGTTTTTTCCTTGTGAAACAGCCAaactctgttttatttttttttagtcaaATGAATGCATAAAGTGTTCCCAGCTCTCAACAGTTATCTAGTAAATGCTCTATCCCTGCTTCTCAAACTTGTACTGTTGCTATAGTTTCTCTCAAAGTAAAACAGGTAGAGAACCCTACAAAGCATGTGATACTGTTTAATTGTGGAACCATGCGACTTAAACGTTGTTGCTCGCTGAGTGTTTCCCATTGTGTAAGTATTAAAAGAGCATTGAGAGATTTGTCTAGTTGTTGAATACTCTTCTCTGAGTTATGTAGCTTCTCTCTAGTTTTCTTCATATTCCTTAATAAATTCTTGATAGATAATCATTAGTTGTTGAGCTTGGCCTAATGGCACCTCAAGCCtctataatataaaacaaataagtaCTTGTTGAAGCTAAGCCTAAGCCTATAGGTTTTGATTAGCTCATTGATTACTTTTGTTTTTTAGGTGTCATCGCACATTATATCATCATAACAACAGAATCTAATTGATTGTTTTGTTGACATATTTAGAGAACTAAATACTAGTTTGAGGAGGTGGGTCTAAATCAAGGGGCCAACTTCGTTGCTTAGGGCCTAATTTGTAGGTACTTTGCTTGCTCTGATATAATAGGCCAAAGCTTTATTATCTCCTAAGTCCTACCTTGCTGAGAAATGATTACTCTCTATTAAATCCTTAAACTCAATTATTTGGAGGTAAATAAgactattttgtttcattttgacTAGTCTCTGGTTAATTAAACGTTGTCTTCAGTCTTCACTGTTGAGTCCACTCAATATTAATAGTAGTTACCAcacaaaagtaacagaaaaatagttgaggatagTATTTCACAAATATTAATGTAATTTAGGATTAATGTTATCTAATAAGTCAAAAGGGCCCTGATTGATTTGAGGATATAAAAGCATGACTCTAATAGCAACTCCATCCTAAAAGGAGTTTTTAAACTATGACATGGGacatttcatgtttcttttaAGAATAACTCaatatttatactaatatttCCTTTTAATTGTTTCTGAGAATTTCTCACTCATTTTAGCCAGGGATGGAGATATTTCAACTCCAACCACTTTAGTTAAGTTAAAGGCTTGTTAGTTGAGAAAGGGGTAATTAAAAGTTTGTTTgttgaaacagaagaaaaagatgaatttCTCCTAACAAATCATCTTAAGTTAGTTTTGTTGAGACGTAACTGTAATGTTAGAAATTGTTTTTTCCTACAGTAAAAGTTTTGAAATGTTGTTGTGATTGTCAACAAAAAAGGACGTGTCAAATCACAGACAATAGTGGAGTGATTTATAGACAAGCATACAGCAACACTGTATGTGGCAAGTATAtcttgctcgattgattggtctGTTTTGAGCAAAATATGAATATCAAACGTATCTATTGAAGTGCTGGACCGTGTGTGCTCTCTAGCTATTTTGATTTAATAGGAATCTGCTTTTTTGGTATTGCATTGCACCAACTCAAAATTATGATGTGATCGGAatcttttgtctttcttttgtCTATCATATCCACACATGCGTGGAATCCCTGCTACTGTTgtttattttatgaatttacttttaattagttttctCCCGTTCATTGTATAGCTTATGGATTtcgttttaagaaaataaaaatattatatcacATAAAACAAAAGGATAATAAGTTTAAAATACATCAAGGTGTGTGTTTCGCTAAAGGGAAATTTACGATTTACACTTaaatatcccttatatattaaaagagaagtattacaacatatttttgtaactacatatcatcaccacaatcattcttagaatccttagaaaaatatgttggtctatataaatatataataaactttttattaaactaatcataaattaatcataaatgttcttcattattttcttaaataaaaatcacggaattacctaatgtggctaaagtatatatatgacaattaatgattttgaataataaaaatttgataaaaattactatattctctatcattttttttaaattttaacttattaaaataaattaaacaaccacattaactatgtaataaaaatttagattttttcgtatattttatattttgaatttttaaaaacgaatataaatgactTAAGTTGCTAAAAATCTCACatataaatttttgtgatccatggtttaaaatttatgttataacaagatacaaatgattacaaaattacataagtaggaagtctcatttaataaatattatatatatatatatgtatattaatagtttttaaaaataaattatataccatataaaatacataagtattttaatttcgaatttgctttgaatttttttataaacattttgaaaataattattatttcataatatgtaaaaaatatataatacttgaaaataatttatatataacattcattccgcgcaagacgcggatcttaacctagtatattattattaacaaaGTTCAACACCCAAAAAACTAGACAAGTTCAcccaaaaaagagagagatagtAGTATAAGTAATAAGTAATAACTAACGAACCGCATGCTTATGTATTATTGGcatcatttttatatttgtatttgaatatgatttttcTCTTATAAACCACACTAAAAATAATCTAtaagataattaaaaaagacTTTGCGGCTTAAAAGTCactaatattcatattatatcaTCAAAATTAGGTGCTTTCTGTTagataacactacaagaaaacacaagattAACGatgaaaattaacgaggaaaactggTACTCGTAAATTTACGTTGACTTTACGAGAATCTTACAAGGAAATTTACAATCAACGttagttcgtcgtaaaataacgaggaaacgatttcctcgtaaaaaccacgcAAGGTAACTtcgtttttacgaggaaaaactgtTTCCTCGTAAGCTCGACGTAAAAGTAGCatcttctttacgaggaaatagtttacgttTACTTAACGAAGAATTTTCGAGTCCACCCACTTTGTAATTGTAACACGTTTTTTGTTTCGGCTACCTTACTAAATTCCACATAATCATGagtaatgaaaatgatgatgtttctggTAATGACGAAAATGTCGATGTATCTGActgatatatttgtgttttaatatgactgattttcagacttaatccatgtgatttgatggatttaatcatgaaaatctatttatataatttaattttatgtaatggggtttgaattagaaagaagagattgagattattagttaaggaattgtggttttagaatttggggtttAGAATGGATAGAAgagattgaggttaaagggaggatggggttggggtttggggtttcggattttagggatttaaacgtaaacatagttatttcctcgtaaattaacgaggaacttacgacgattcttaaaaataaagaacgcggcactcgttaattccacgtaagcagaaatcgtcgtaaagacctcataataaaaaaacgctggcctcgttcattcctcgtaaaaataaaagcggacctcgctaattcctcgtaaattaacgACGATGTAACGAGGAAACGAAACGGGAATAAATTGGTttgccgtgatcaaagttacacctcgtggacaaatcatcagtggagaagaaccaccattgcaagaagaacagatagatgaagttgaggtacctgaacaacaaattgatgacatccttctcattgatccgcataatcatgagtacgaagatattaccgacgatgccacggacgaagctgttgaagacgagtttaatgaaaatgatgatgtttctagtaatgactagaatgtcgatgtatctgattgatgtatttgtgttttaatatgattgattttcagatttaatgcatgtgatttgatggatttaatcatggaaatctatttatataatttaatttttgtaatggggtttgaattagaaagaagagattgagattattagttaaggaattgtggtttcagaatttggggtttggaatggatagaagagattgaggttaaagggaggatggggttggggtttggaatatatgaagtagaagataaggaagataaggaagaaggggtttggggtttcggattttagggatttaaacataaacgtagttatttcctcgtaaattaacgaggaacttacgacgattcttaaaaataaagaacgtggcactcgttaattccacgtaagcagaaatcgtcgtaaagacctcgtaataaaaaaacgcgggcctcgttcattcctcgtaaaaataaaagcgggcctcgctaattcctcgtaaattaacgACGATGTTACGAGGAAACGAAACACGGGCCTCGCGAgttcctcgtaaataaaaacacgggcctcacgagttcctcgtaactttacgaggaatttacgaCATTTCATAATTTCCTATATATACACGCGAGTTCTCACTTCCCATTTCGTCTCAACTTCCTCTCCCTTTTGTAGCTATGGTACgctctctatttcctctctaatttgattagtttaggtagattaggtggttagtgtaggaaatttagatagttttacggattttatgttaattagtgttgattaggtggttaatgTAGAGAACTTAGTtagatttatagaatttgttaattattgttgatgttaattttaggcGAATCATCATCCGTCACACATGCCGACGCGGATGTAGAGAGGAGGAGTGAGGAATTCTACCGgggatgaacgacccttagttttttttttttttcgttggttgtattataaattcaaaaattatttatgtataaattattttcgtatttaatattctttttaaattagatttttattaaataattaaatacattgttttttttaatcttgaaaatataaactcaaagtaaattcgtagctaaattACGACAACCTTACGTGGaaattttacgaggaattaacgagtaaaATATTTACGTCAACACTACGAGGAAAGATTAACGAGTATTTGACGTGGAAAATTTacgtgttatttacgaggaaatgttttcaaggtatttacgaggaaatgtagcgtcctccttacgtggaagggttacgtggtttttacgacgaatactTTGCTtcgtctttacgaggaaatgtttTCTCGttagtttacgacgaattagcgaggaaatatgcgttacgacgaacaaataacgacgaaacgtgttTTCTCGCTAGTTCCTCGTAAAActgattttacgacgaacttaCTACGAATTTCGCCGTCGTTAatgttgtgttttcttgtagtgtaaccGTATAGGTAATGAGCTTTACATATCACATGTGGGAGACTAATTGAACACatcacattttaatattaattatttcctTTAAAAGTATTTAATGGCAAAGCCTAAAATGTTTGTTGTATTTATAACCACTTTTTATCAAtcgacactttttttttttggcatcaatCAATCGACTACTGGCGCcgattatttataaaactactGTTATAAGGTGTAGAAAACTGGTTGATATAGTACGGCACCTCTTTAAACTATTCAATGAATAAGCTGATTGATATTTATTTGAatcagacttttttttttttagattttcgcTTATTTCCTATTTGTCTCATTTCAAAcggaatttttttatgaattttcatATGGAAGCAGAAATGAAATAATGgaacgagaaaaaaaaaaaaaaatagcccACATGCATGCACTATAAATTACAAGAGAGTTTGCTTACAGTCAATGATTCAAAGTTAAAATCATGCTGTAAAAATAAAGGAGCGTATTGGGAAAACTGGAAAAGCGACAAGTTACAGATTTCACATAAATAAATGTAAGAGGCATCGTGATATAGttaatttaaacatttatatcGACAAAATTCCAGCTCAGTAATGTTAAGTTGTTGTTGTTAAAAATAAATCCTATAGAAAGAAAAGTTAATATGATCATTGAGATTATAACCGTGTTGGGTCACTGCTTACTTGTACATGGTAATTGAAAGTGATGTTTACAGTAGTtcttcataattaaaaaatcttatCTACTTGCTAATAAAGCCTGATTTTGTTAATCAGGTAGACGATCTTGTCTTAATCCCGCTGTCTATGTCTAATCATTTCCATTATACTGTTGTCTTCCTGCTGTTTTTCCCTGCTTCTTAGAAATTTCTTTGTAAGAATACTATTATAATTGAGCTCACATGTTCTTATATCGTATAAGAATATAGTTAGCCACCCTAAATATCGCAATATAACACAAAGTAATATCTTCTAGAAGTTAGTTTTTAttccttctttttttgaaacatgttagtttttatTCATATGATGTTTTTAGGGGTAAACTCTTATAACATCTTTAAACATAGCTGTTCAACAAaaattttagagttttataagaGAGTGATATAATATCAATACGCTATAACCTCTCATTTCAGAAGTCAGACATTGTTTTTAATTCCATTTTCGAACATACAATAGACTAAACTGAGTTTTTGAAATCGGTTGTATAGCTAAACTGTAAATTAAATGGCTAGCTAGGGTGTTTCCAATTATCAAAATCCCACTATTCCATAATTTCTTATACTGACTACACAGTCAATTGCCTACTAAATATGGGCTACCAAATCATGGTTGGTAGTGAGAAAGGCTGTTTGGATGTAATTAGGAATAGATGATAAGAGTCTCTTTAGCCGCATTACTTGACTGTTCCTTCATACACCAAAAGCCCTTTCTTCTAACCATTTTCAAACATAACATTGTTTCGTATTTTTGTTTCTGATTTCTAAAGCTAAAGCCTATAGTTCTCGAGGGTTTTCCTAAATCTGCAtcgctttctttttcttctctcttattTTTTCCCCAATGTTTGACTAATTTCTCTCGAAATCATTATCTGTATAAGCCATTGTCATATATACTAGTTGTAGCATCCCTGTgtcgattttttttcttcttattaggAGATCTCCTAATACCTAATACTTTTGGTTCTTCAATGTTTGACCAGTTCAGTAAACATAtagtattttctttttattgtgTGTTTTGGTGTATtcaaatattgagttttgttGTAGAATTTTGTTTCTAATTTTGTTTGAAACTCTGTTCAGGGCAATTCTAATGAAAACACATGATCCACTACCGCTTCGTTATGACTTATATCTCGCCGTAAATCATTGCAAATCCACTAGAATTTGAGAATATAAGTGATGATCTCAAAATATTCTTGTGTGACTTTTAGTCCCACTTGTATTGCCACCTTAAACCTAGATGCATGTTCTTTATATAACAAAGAGTAATATGATAAGCTTGATTTTCAAGGGTGTCTCCTTCTTTACTTCCGACACGAGCTTACGTACAAACGCACCGAGTTAATCTTTGTTCATCATATCACTTACGTACTCTTTAAAACAACCAAATTAACCACGATgggttttgttttaattttaaactcaaGATCGTCTGTCAAAACTTCTTCTCTGGTTAGacgtatctctctctctaccctTTTAGGGTTTCTCAAAGgacaattgtcaataatagcacattttaaagtttatgtctcaaaaatagcactagaaggagaaagtcacaaaaatgacattcattaaagggtaaaatatctataatacccttggtttaaaattaaataaacaaacaaaaataaataaaaataaaaataaataaaaaaaataaaaataaaaaaaataaatttttttttatagtttcagattatatgttttcagattcgaaatttttataatttttctttaaaaaaaaaatttcaaatctttttttattttttttcagattttatttttataatttaaaaatactttttgaaactgtttttaaaatttttattttttattttattatttattatttataaaattttaaaccctaattccaaaaccccaccccttaactctaaaccctaaggtttggattaattaaccctaggggtataagtgtacattaactctttaatgaaacctatttttgtgactttgagccttgagtgctactttgggaacaaaaacttggtttagtgttattctagtctttttctctttctcaaaCCTTTTAGTATACTAGAGTGTCTTCGTGAGCTCTAGAAAGAATCAGAAACTACAGACTAcagtgtttttgttttgttttttccttCAGACGCACAACAAAATATTCCTCAAATCGTTATCcggaataaatatttataagaaaaatgtgtttgaATATTATAGAACGATAGTACTATTTAATTAGACGttctaaatttaaaaaaataagaaaaagagtGTAATGGACCCAAGTATCAATATTGGGTTTGCTGTAGCCTGTAATAAATCACATATTTTTGTTATAGTACTcacaaaatacaaagaaaattattaaaatgaaatacaaatGAGACTTATGATGAGGGAAGGAACAACTTTAATCTTTTACTTTATAAGTAGGGAACACACAAGTGATTTTTCGGGTCGTGTCATGTGAATAAAGGCTAAGTTGCTCTGTAACCCAGCAGTGATATCCCATAATTCTTTTTGATTCAAGACAAATTCTTAAACCTAACCATTTTGATTCATCACTAACGAACGAAAcatacatattttagatttctGAAGATTTATAATACTGCAATCATGGACCattataataaagaaaaaatggcAATTGAAAcagttctttttgttttaagGCTTCGAATGTTTACAACCGTCCCGCcccgcaccgcagttaacaaTTTCAAAATTCtctacatatatcatatatttatacgtttttataactgttaaaaccgcacTACAGTTGAATCGCTTCTCCCGTACCGCTCAAACCGCAGTCACCATTCGGAGCCTAAGATTTTAGATACCGTCTCTAATAAGGACTATTGTTCGTAGTCGATGTGTTATATCACTTACGTTCCAGTCCGACTGCATGTTGTTAAGAAAATAGATTAGAAAAGTATAGCCTCTAGATTGAGGCAGAAATTAAGAGTTTCACTAATTTCATTTGGATAGCTAATGATAAATTAAGAGTTTTATGATTTCAGGTTTCAGAAATGTTATTtcgttatatttatttatataatactttctccaaaattttaaggctttctttttctttttctccaaaattttaaggctttcatatttttgaaattgattACAATATATACTAAGCActtgttaaaattttaactaGAAACACCTGATAGATAGATTTTAACTAATCAGGTTCTGAAAACTGATCCAGTATATACCATGAAGCTCATTTTAACCATTATGTTAATGACTTACTGTTAATATGGcatagtatttaaaatttatttaaaatataggtAAATAAACAGATGATTGGTGTTTGTGGGGGCAGAGACATAGTCACATAAGCTGTCGTCGAGAAAGACACGTGGCAATGATTACCAGTTGTCAGACTCCTCCTCCTCTTTTAAACACactctcctcctctctctctcacaaacTCACTTCCCCTCACCAAAAGCTTTTCTTCTTCAGACATGGAGACTTGGGAGAAGCCATCTTCTAGAGGTCACCACCGTAACCCTTCCTTCTCCTCCACTCTCCTCGACCATATCTACCGCTCCATCGACGACAACTCCCCTCCCTTAGAACCCACAAGGAAGAAGAAACCTCTCCATGAGGATCTCGACACTTCTCCAGACAAACTAGTCTTTCACCGCCGCTCAATAGCTGCTGACTTCGAAAGATCCAGGcgaaccaccaccaccgccgccGCCGCAGACTCTGTTTTCCTCAGATATTCCAACTCCACCTCCTCTGACTCAAGCGGACTCTCCTCCTCCGAGTCAGACTCCTTCTACGGACGTTCCAAATCTTCTGCATCTCCTCCGCAACCTAAACCAATCCGTACCTCCGCCGTGAGCTCCGGCGAGAGAACCAACACTAAACAAGAACTCGGTGGCTTCTTGAGAACCAAGTCAAAAGCGTTGAAGATCTACACCGACTTGAAAAAAGCGAAACAACCAATCTCTCCAGGCGGACGGCTCGCTACGTTCCTCAACTCGCTCTTCACCAACGCATCCACTAACCCTAAGAAGCCCAAGAAAAACAGCACTTCCATCTCTGTCTTGTCGGAGTCACAGTCATCCTCCACCACGTGCTCCTCAGCGTCGTCTTTCTCTAGGTCTTGCCTAAGCAAAACTCCCTCGTCTAGTGGAAAATCTAAAAGGTCCGTACGGTTCTGTCCGGTGAATGTGATCCTCGACGAGGACTCCTCCGTTTACATCCCTTGCGGTAATAACAACAACGACACCAAACGTTATCGCCAAGTTATGGAGGAGGAGAATCGTCGCGTTATCGAAGCGGCCAAGGATCTTATCAGAACGTACCAAAAGAACAAGGATCTTTTGGCCGTGACAACGTGCCATGAcgttgaagatgatgatgatgcggCGAGTTGTGCTAGCTCGGATCTGTTCGAGTTGGAGAATCTTTCGGCGATTGGGATCGAGCGGTATCAAGAAGAGTTACCAGTGTATGAGACCACTCGTTTAGATAATACTAATCGAGCCGTTGCTACAAGTTTAACTgtataataataatgttttagTTAAGTGGTTGGGGGTGATtagtgtattttttttcttatattgttctTTCTTAAATTCTCTTATGTTAGTAACTTTTGTGTaacaatatatatgttaaatcatGGTATATTTTTGGGTCATAACTATGCAGCTTAATTAGCTACTCTAATTACTGCGAGGTTTAATCTAATCTTTGATCTCTGACAAAGAAAAATAGAGGGAACCAAGTTTTTCTATTACATTCTCTGTCACCAACTA
The Brassica napus cultivar Da-Ae chromosome A1, Da-Ae, whole genome shotgun sequence DNA segment above includes these coding regions:
- the LOC106380524 gene encoding protein BIG GRAIN 1-like A encodes the protein METWEKPSSRGHHRNPSFSSTLLDHIYRSIDDNSPPLEPTRKKKPLHEDLDTSPDKLVFHRRSIAADFERSRRTTTTAAAADSVFLRYSNSTSSDSSGLSSSESDSFYGRSKSSASPPQPKPIRTSAVSSGERTNTKQELGGFLRTKSKALKIYTDLKKAKQPISPGGRLATFLNSLFTNASTNPKKPKKNSTSISVLSESQSSSTTCSSASSFSRSCLSKTPSSSGKSKRSVRFCPVNVILDEDSSVYIPCGNNNNDTKRYRQVMEEENRRVIEAAKDLIRTYQKNKDLLAVTTCHDVEDDDDAASCASSDLFELENLSAIGIERYQEELPVYETTRLDNTNRAVATSLTV